Proteins co-encoded in one Pseudophryne corroboree isolate aPseCor3 chromosome 1, aPseCor3.hap2, whole genome shotgun sequence genomic window:
- the LAMTOR3 gene encoding ragulator complex protein LAMTOR3 yields MAEDLRRFLYKKLPSVEGLHAIIVSDRDGVPVIKVANENAPEHALRPSFLSTFALATDQGSKLGLSKNKSIICYYNTYQVVQFNRLPLVVSFIASSNANTGLILSLEKELGPLFEELRQVVENS; encoded by the exons ATGGCTGAA GATTTGAGGCGCTTCTTGTATAAAAAGCTTCCAAG tgtTGAAGGACTTCACGCCATTATAGTGTCAGACAGGGATGGTGTGCCGGTTATTAAAG TTGCCAATGAGAATGCCCCGGAACATGCCTTGCGGCCAAGTTTCTTATCCACATTTGCGCTAGCCACTGATCAGGGGAGTAAGCTGGGACTCTCCAAAAACAAAAGCATCATATGCTATTACAACACATATCAG gTTGTCCAGTTCAACAGGCTGCCTCTGGTCGTAAGCTTCATAGCCAGCAGCAATGCCAACACAG GTCTGATCCTTAGTTTAGAGAAGGAGCTCGGTCCCTTGTTTGAAGAGCTGCGGCAAGTTGTGGAGAACTCTTGA